A window from Citrus sinensis cultivar Valencia sweet orange chromosome 5, DVS_A1.0, whole genome shotgun sequence encodes these proteins:
- the LOC102610155 gene encoding uncharacterized protein LOC102610155 isoform X2 has translation MYGNGEASSFSEESMSYYIDSFGNQCLSVFRSLGLPSTAVLIRDLPTDLKKRKDLKKMCISSLTSEFPEDCKFYAADTKDELHKFLWLFKEQRLTVPHWRNQRPFLMAQKVDVVADDCNSGKCTLLLHGYLRAHCLSVNQLVHISGAGDFQLGKIEILKDPFPLNARKESDAMESDEIHDLEVIRTLSPDPLKLEPLLVENVPDPLAGEQTWPTEAEMAEADQNQKHRKQKKRALPRGTSEYQAAWIVDDSDEADSDSDNDADDGMVLDQEDRGFPGYEGTNNSDIDDDQASLNFRYADDGTENDSVMMEGEILTREQIEDEIKKIKEAHAEDEEFPDEVDTPLDVPARKRFAKYRGLKSFRTSSWDPKESLPPEYARIFAFDKFTRTQKHVFANALKMEQENMDDSVPASLYVRLHIKEVPAGIAHRLCEMAERSPLIASGLLQHESKMSVLHFSVKKHDTYDAPIKAKEELIFHVGFRQFVARPIFSSDNMNSDKHKMERFLHAGCFSVASIYAPICFPPLPLIVLKSADGGVAPAVAAVGSLRSIDPDRIILKKIVLTGYPQRVSKLKAIVRYMFHNPEDVRWFKPVEVWTKCGRRGRIKEPVGTHGAMKCVFNGILQQRDTVCMSLYKRAYPKWPEHRFPMLDT, from the exons ATGTATGGAAATGGCGAAG CCAGCTCTTTCAGTGAAGAAAGCATGTCTTATTATATTGATTCATTTGGAAATCAATGTCTTTCGGTGTTCAGATCTCTTGGACTACCAAGTACTGCTGTGTTGATCCGT GATTTACCCACCGAtttgaaaaaaaggaaagatttAAAGAAGATGTGTATTTCTAGCCTTACTTCTGAATTTCCTGAGGACTGTAAGTTTTATGCTGCTGATACAAAAGATGAGTTACATAAG TTCCTGTGGCTTTTTAAGGAACAGAGACTCACAGTGCCTCACTGGCGAAATCAACGGCCTTTCCTCATGGCGCAAAAG GTTGATGTAGTAGCAGATGATTGCAATTCAGGAAAATGTACGCTTCTCCTTCATGGTTATTTGCGTGCTCACTGTCTCTCTGTGAACCAGCTG gTTCACATTTCTGGAGCGGGAGATTTCCAGTTaggtaaaattgaaattttgaaggaTCCATTTCCTTTGAATGCAAGAAAGGAATCTGATGCCATGGAATCGGATGAAATACATGATCTGGAG GTCATTCGTACCTTGTCTCCTGACCCTTTGAAACTGGAGCCTTTACTTGTTGAGAATGTTCCAGATCCTCTTGCAGGAGAACAG ACATGGCCAACTGAAGCAGAAATGGCTGAGGCTgaccaaaatcaaaaacataGAAAGCAGAAGAAAAGAGCTCTTCCTCGAGGCACTTCAGAGTACCAG GCTGCTTGGATCGTGGATGATAGTGATGAGGCTGATTCAGATAGTGATAATGATGCTGATGATGGTATGGTATTGGACCAAGAAGATAGAGGTTTTCCTGGCTATGAGGGAACCAATAACTCAGACATTGATGATGATCAAGCTTCCCTAAACTTCAGATATGCTGACGATGGAACTGAAAATGATTCTGTGATGATG GAAGGTGAAATCTTGACAAGAGAACAGATAGaggatgaaattaaaaaaattaaagaggcACATGCTGAAGATGAGG AATTTCCTGATGAAGTGGATACTCCGCTTGATGTTCCCGCCAGAAAACGCTTCGCGAAATATAGGGGCCTTAAGTCCTTTAGGACCTCTTCATGGGACCCAAAA GAATCTTTACCTCCAGAATATGCTAGAATATTtgcatttgataaattcacaAGAACACAGAAGCATGTTTTTGCAAATGCCTTAAAAATGGAGCAAGAGAACATGGATGACAGTGTACCAGCTAGTTTATATGTGAGGCTTCATATCAAAGAAGTACCTGCAGGTATTGCTCACAGATTATGTGAGATGGCAGAGAGAAGCCCATTAATAGCATCTGGACTTTTGCAGCATGAATCCAAGATGTCTGTCCTTCATTTTAG TGTAAAGAAGCATGATACCTATGATGCTCctataaaagcaaaagaagaattaatatttcatgttGGGTTTCGCCAGTTTGTTGCAAG GCCAATATTTTCCTCAGACAATATGAATTCAGATAAGCATAAGATGGAGAGGTTTCTTCATGCAGGGTGTTTCTCCGTAGCTTCAATTTATGCTCCCATTTGTTTTCCACCTCTTCCTTTGATAGTTCTGAAGAGTGCAGATGGAGGCGTCGCACCTGCAGTTGCTGCTGTGGGTTCCTTGAGAAGCATTGACCCAGATAGAATAATTCTGAAGAAAATTGTTTTAACTGG TTACCCTCAACGAGTATCAAAACTAAAAGCCATAGTAAGATATATGTTTCATAACCCGGAGGATGTGAGATGGTTCAAG CCTGTTGAAGTTTGGACAAAATGCGGTCGTCGTGGTCGCATTAAGGAACCTGTTGGTACACATG GGGCAATGAAGTGTGTTTTCAATGGAATTCTTCAGCAGCGTGACACTGTTTGCATGAGCTTGTACAAGCGTGCGTATCCCAAGTGGCCAGAACATCGATTCCCGATGCTTGACACTTGA